A single window of Hirundo rustica isolate bHirRus1 chromosome 16, bHirRus1.pri.v3, whole genome shotgun sequence DNA harbors:
- the LOC120760077 gene encoding protein-glutamine gamma-glutamyltransferase E-like has protein sequence MGQAATQPSTNWHLKENAREHHTSKFSSEELIVRRGQAFTITFNGTERPEQNLVFIAETGPKPSKATKTLATFDISSTASKEGWSAVLQSSSSNSVSISISSPHNAVIGRYRLSVQSGSSSPASLGTFVLLFNPWSSGDDVFMPSKAECEEYVLEEFGIIFAGNKNHISGFGWNFGQFQGDILNICLAIMDRSLYYRQDPVTDVSHRHDPRYLGRVLSAMVNGNDDQGVVLGNWSGKYEGGKNPSSWTGSGEILQSWKKSGFRPVKYGQCWVFAAVLTTVLRCLGIPTRTITNFSSAHDADGNLRVDEFYDAEGNHLERGSDSVWNFHVWNESWFTRNDLGPSYSGWQVLDATPQEQSGGIYQCGPASRYAIKEGEVDLDYDSTFVFAEVNADCMYWNYDSTTGKKTLIYSKSTEIGASISTKAVGRDDRVDVTSDYKYEEGSAKERDIFKKARKKLGLEDKFDPTAPKLEEIEQKPDISGKFKVASSLEVGKDLNLLLVLENLQSDAKTVNVNMTAWSTLYTRRRVNQLWKDSISVTLAPKEEKQFPIKIKYPEYQQQLTTDKTIQVTALCHVEDGMQVLVKRNITLDNPDIDVQVLGEAKVNKEVEVEVAFTNPIDTEVKDCVLQVEGSDLLQGILELRLPPLKASEKSSTKFKLIPSEAGPKHLLVNFSCDKFADIKTFKMLNVIN, from the exons ATGGGCCAAG cGGCAACGCAGCCAAGTACCAACTGgcatctgaaagaaaatgcaagagaaCACCACACAAGTAAATTTTCGAGTGAAGAACTGATTGTGAGGAGAGGACAGGCCTTCACTATCACCTTCAATGGAACAGAACGGCCTGAGCAAAACTTAGTATTCATTGCAGAAACAG GTCCAAAACCCTCAAAGGCGACCAAGACCCTGGCCACGTTTGATATCTCCAGCACAGCGAGCAAGGAGGGCTGGAGCGCAGTTCTACAGTCCTCCAGCTCCAACTCTGTCAGCATCTCCATTTCCAGCCCACATAATGCTGTCATTGGACGTTACAGGCTGAGTGTTCAAAGtggcagctcctctccagcaagTCTTGGCACTTTCGTTTTGCTTTTTAACCCTTGGTCTTCAG GTGATGATGTGTTCATGCCTAGCAAGGCTGAGTGTGAGGAATACGTGCTAGAAGAGTTTGGCATCATTTTTGCAGGCAATAAAAATCATATCAGCGGCTTTGGATGGAACTTTGGCCAG TTTCAAGGAGACATCCTCAATATTTGCCTGGCCATAATGGATCGAAGCTTATACTACCGCCAGGACCCTGTCACTGATGTGTCTCACCGGCACGACCCCAGGTACCTGGGCCGTGTTCTCAGTGCCATG GTCAACGGCAATGATGACCAAGGGGTGGTGCTAGGAAACTGGAGTGGAAAATATGAGGGTGGTaaaaatcccagcagctggaCAGGAAGTGGTGAAATCCTGCAAAGCTGGAAGAAATCAGGATTCAGACCTGTTAAATATGGCCAATGCTGGGTTTTTGCAGCAGTATTGACTACAG TGCTTAGATGTCTGGGGATTCCCACTCGTACAATTACAAACTTCAGTTCTGCCCATGATGCAGATGGAAATCTGCGTGTGGATGAGTTTTACGATGCAGAAGGAAATCATTTGGAGAGGGGATCTGACAGCGTGTG GAATTTCCATGTCTGGAATGAAAGCTGGTTTACACGCAACGACTTGGGCCCCTCATACAGTGGATGGCAAGTTCTGGATGCAACTCCCCAAGAACAAAGCGGAG GAATTTATCAGTGTGGTCCTGCCTCACGGTACGCCATCAAAGAAGGAGAAGTCGATCTGGACTACGACAGCACGTTCGTGTTTGCAGAAGTGAATGCAGACTGTATGTACTGGAATTATGACTCTACAACTGGAAAGAAAACTTTGATATACTCTAAGTCTACAGAAATTGGTGCCTCCATCAGTACAAAGGCGGTTGGTAGAGATGATCGTGTAGATGTCACCAGTGATTATAAATATGAGGAAG GCTCTGCAAAagaaagagatatttttaaaaaagcccgTAAGAAGCTAGGACTTGAGGATAAATTTGATCCTACAGCACCGAAACTAGAGGAAATTGAACAGAAGCCTGACATCTCAGGAAAATTCAAGGTGGCTAGCTCTTTAGAAGTTGGCAAAGATCTCAACCTACTTCTGGTTCTTGAAAATTTACAATCTGATGCTAAGACTGTAAATGTAAATATGACTGCATGGAGTACTCTGTATACTAGAAGACGAGTTAATCAGCTCTGGAAGGACTCCATATCTGTCACTCTGGCCCCGAAGGAAG aaAAACAATTTCCCATTAAGATAAAGTATCCTGAGTATCAGCAGCAGTTAACTACAGACAAAACAATCCAGGTCACAGCATTATGTCATGTAGAAGATGGGATGCAAGTGCTTGTGAAGAGAAACATTACCCTGGACAATCCTGACATCGACGTACAG GTACTTGGTGAAGCAAAAGTGAATAAAGAGGTGGAAGTGGAAGTGGCATTTACCAACCCTATCGATACGGAGGTGAAGGACTGTGTGCTGCAGGTGGAGGGCAGTGACCTGCTCCAAGGGATCCTGGAGTTACG cTTACCACCACTGAAAGCCAGTGAAAAATCCAGTACCAAGTTTAAACTTATCCCTTCTGAGGCGGGTCCCAAACATCTGCTTGTTAATTTCTCCTGTGATAAATTTGCAGATATCAAGACCTTTAAGATGTTAAATGTGATTAACTAA